The region CGCCCGTGGTGCGGCCGATATGGATTTCGTAGCCGGAGACCGGAGCACCGCTGGCAAGGTGCGTTCCGGAGGCAGTGACCGTTGATTTCTCCGCGGTCAGGAGCGTGTCCACATCCAGCAAGCCGAGCCCATCGACTGTACCGGGCGCGCCTTCGATCCCCTCCGGATCGGATATGGTCCTGCCCAGCATCTGGTAGCCGCCGCAAATGCCCAGGACATGCCCGCCCCTCCGATGATGGGCCGCCAGGTCGATATCCCAACCCTGCGCCCTGAAGAAAGCCAGGTCACCGATGGTCGATTTGGAGCCGGGCAGCAGCACGACATCGGCGTCCCCCGGCAAGGGATGGCCGGGCTGAACGAGTTCGAGCGTGACGCCAGGCTCAAGGCGTAGCGGATCGAGATCGTCGAAATTGGCGATGCGGGAGATTACCGGCACCACGATTTTCAGCCCGTCCCTGCCGAGACCGTCGGCAAGACCGAGCGCGTCCTCCGCCGGCAGTTTTGCCGCATCGGCAAACCAGGGAACGACACCCAGCCCGAGCCAGCCCGTTCTCCGGCAGATCTCCCGCATGCCTTCGTCGAAAAGCCCGGGATCTCCACGGAAGCGGTTGATGAAGAACCCCCTGATCCGCTGCTGCTCGTGGGGCTCAAGGACTGCATGGGTGCCGACAACGGAGGCGATGACACCGCCCCGGTCGATATCCGCGCACAGAATGACAGGCAGACCGGCGGCTTCGGCAAAGCCCATATTGGCTATGTCACCGGAGCGCAGGTTGATTTCCGCCGGACTGCCGGCGCCTTCCACGATGACCAGATCCGCTCCTGAACCGGTTATAGAAAAACTCTCCATAACTTTCGGAAGAAGCTCTGCTTTCTGCTTTCCATATTCGCGGGCACGCATGGTGCCGAAACGCTTTCCCTGCACGATTACCTGGGCACCGGTATCCGTTTCCGGCTTCAGCAGGACAGGGTTCATATGAACCGAAGGCGGCACGCGGCAGCCCATCGCCTGCAACGCCTGGGCCCGGCCGATTTCGCCTCCATCCGCGGTGACCGCGGCATTGTTCGACATGTTCTGGGGTTTGAACGGGCGCACATTCACGCCGCGATTGGCGAACAGCCGGCACAGACCCGCGACAATCAGGCTCTTGCCGACATTCGACCCCGTCCCCTGGATCATGATTGCCGGGCAAGGCTTGCCCGCAGTGCTTACGCTCATCTGGAACGGTCTTTGTCGCGGGAGGGGGCGCCGTACGGCCGGAACTCGTCCGGGACAGGCAGGTTGACCAGGCGCAATTCAAGCATCAGGCGAATCGCGGGGCGAACGGCAAAGAGAACCGATCCGATCACGAACAGCCAGGTTCCGGCATACATCAGGCTGTCATAGAGGAAAAAGACACTGCCGATCAGGAACATGAGTGCTGCAAGGAACTCGACGACCGTGCGGTACAGCTCATACTTTCTGACCGCTTCCGCGTGCTGTGCCGTCGCCGTCCGGAGGGAGTGCTCAAACAGCTTGTTCATTCCTGCAACGCCTTTTCGAATTGGCGGAACGTCATTGCCTTGCGCTCCTCTTTCTCACCTGTTTCGACATATCCGATCGACCGGTAGAACCATGCGGCCGTCTGCGTGCTCTTCAAGCGCGAAACCGTCAGACCCCGTTCCACGAAATAGTTCTCCACCGCCCGCATCAGTCTTTTGCTGACGCCGGAAAACCGGGCCTCGGGCAGCACATAGTTGAGCAGTACTTCCCCATCGGTCGACCCCATGGCAACACCAATCACCCTGCCGTGCCCGTCGAGTGCGCTGAAGACGCGACCAGGTGCCTCTATCCAGCCCCTGACGTTCTCCGCGGTCTTGTTTGCCAGCCACGGACCGTATTTGTCCGGATCGCTGCCATGATCGGCCACACAGAGCTCGGTGATGGAGCGTTGAAGCAGGATCGCGATCTCCTGGGCGTCCGTGCTACTGGAAGGAACAACCGTTAACGGCATCTTTCGGCAGCCGCCTCCTAAAACTCGATGCCTTCCTGCGGTTTGACGCCGGAGCGGAAGGGGTGCTTGATCTGCGTCATGTCGGTTGCGAGGTCGGCGATCTCGATCAATTCGTCCTTGGCGTTGCGGCCGGTGATGATGACATGCACATCCTCCGGTTTCTCGTTCTTCAGGAAGTCGACCACTTCGGCAATGTCCAGGTAGTCATAGCGAAGAACGATGTTGAGTTCGTCACACAGGATGAGACGGTATTCTCCCGAGGTGATCATCTGCTTTGCGGCGTCCCACGCCTGACGGGCGGCGTCGATGTCGCGCTGGCGGTCCTGGGTCTCCCAGGTGAAACCTTCGCCCATGCGTTTGATCGTCACGAGATCCGAAAACCGCTCCAGTGCCTTACGCTCGCCGGTTTCGATGCGTCCCTTCACGAACTGGACGACGCCCACCTTGTGGCCATGGCCGAGCGAACGGAAGACCATTCCGAAGCCGGCGGTCGACTTGCCCTTGCCCTTGCCGGTGTGAACGATCAGCAGCCCCTTTTCGATCGTCTTCGTGGCCATGATCTTGTCGCGCGCGGCCTTCTTCTTGCGCATCTTTTCGGCGTGGCGGGCGTTCAGTTCCTCGTCGGACAGTTCGGGCTTTTCGCTATCTGCGGTCACGGCGTCTCGGTCCCTTCAAATGTCAGTTTCAATTCATTCAGTGCAGCATGGGTCGAATTGCGTCTCGGCGTCCAGAGGCCGCGCTCGATTGCTTCCAGAAACCGGGCCAGCATTTCGTTCAGTCCGGCCGGGTTGGAGTCCTTGAGAAAGTCGCGCACGACCTGGTCATCCAGATAGGCGTCGTACAGCTGGTCGAAATGGTGATCGGCGACCGAGCGGGTCGTGGCGGCGAAAGCGAAGAGATAGTCCAGGGTCGCGACCATCTCGAAGGCGCCCTTGTATCCGTGGCGCATCACGCCCCGGATCCATTTCGGGTTGGCGGCCCGCCCGCGGACGACGCGGCCGATTTCCTCGCTCAAGGTGCGCACGACCGGCCTTTCTGGGCGCGAGTGATCGTTGTGATAGACTTTGGGTGCTTCGCCGCGCAGGGTTTCCACGGTCGCTGCCAATCCACCCTCGAACTGGTAATAGTCGTCGCTGTCGAGCAGATCATGCTCGCGATTGTCCTGATTGTGGAGGACCGCATCGACCGATGTCAGGCGGGTTTCCAGTTCGCCCCTCGCTCCCTCGCCTTCCGCGCCGCCGCCATAGGCATAGCCGCCCCAGCTCAGAAACGCGTCGGCAAAGTCTTTCCGTTCTTCCCAGATGCCCTCGTCGATCAGCGCCTGAAGCCCTGCCCCATAGGCGCCGGGCTTGGAGCCGAAGACCCGGTAGCCGGCGCGGCGCGCTGCCTCCTCGGCACTCAGCCCGCCTTCCTGAAGCGCCAACGTGTCCGCCTTCATGCGGGCGGCCACGGGATTGGCCTCCGCCGGCTCCTCCAAGGCACCCACCGCGCGCACGGCGCTGTCGAATAGATCCATCTGATGGGGAAACGCGTCGCGGAAGAAACCCGATACGCGCAAGGTCACATCGATGCGCGGTCGGCCGAGTTCGGAAAGCTTCAGGATCTCGAACCCACTGACGCGCCCCGATCCCGCCTCCCAGACCGGCCGTGCGCCGATCAGGGCCAGCGCCTGGGCGATGTCGTCGCCGCCGGTGCGCATGTTGGCGGTGCCCCAGCAGGTCAGCACCAGCGCCCTGGGCCACTCGCCCTCCTCCTGGAAATGGCGGTCCGCGACAAGGTTTGCCGATTGCTGTCCCAGCCGCCAGGCCGTTTCGGTCGGCACGGCCCGGACATCGACGGAATAGAAATTCCTGCCCGTCGGCAACACATCCGGCCGCCCGCGTGAGGGCGCGCCCGACGGGCCCGGTTCGACAAAGCCGCCGCCAAGCGCGGTGAGCACCGCGGCCGTTTCCGCATGTCCCGATTTCGTCACGGCGGGACGCAGGTTTTCCTGAATCTCCCGCAGAACAGCCTGGACGGACACCCAGTCCCCGGGCGCGGCCTTGTCGCCCGCGATCAGGTCACGCGCCAGCAGTTCGATCCGCTCCACGGTGTCGCCGTTCGATCGCCAGGAAGTCTCGGCGACGTCCTGCAGGATCGGAGGTCTTGTGCCGGTCCAGGGCGACGAGAAATCGCAGTCGAGGGGGTCAAAGCCGTCGCCCAGTCCAAGATCCCGGGCGATGGCCCGTTGCAGGCTTTCCTGGGCGGGCTGGCTTCCTCTTGGAACACGGGCAAGCGCTGCCAGCAGATCGGTGAGCTGATCGCCGCCCGGGCAGTCGCCCAGAATGTGCAGGCCATCGCGGATCTGGAGCTCCTTCAGGTCGCACAGATGGGCATCCAGCCGGGCAAGGCGCGTTTCCTCGTCCATCGTGTCATCGACACCGATGTCCTTGTCGAGGCCATGGCGCGCGGCCGCATCGAGAATGTCCCGGGTGAGCGCTTTCAGGCGGCGCGGGTCGACACCGCTGGCCAGGTAATATTCATCGAGCAGGGTCTCCAGTTCTTCCGCAATGCCGTGGCTTTCGGCGCGTGTCAGCGGCGGGGTCAGATGGTCGATGATGACGGCGGAGGTCCTACGCTTGGCCTGCGCGCCCTCGCCCGGGTCGTTGACGATGAAGGGATAGATGTTGGGGACCGGGCCAAGCGCGGCCTCGGGAAAACAGGCGTCCGACAGGGCCAGCGCCTTGCCAGGCAGCCATTCCAGATTGCCGTGTTTACCGAGGTGTATCACCGCGTCGACCCGGAAGTGTTCCCGAAGCCAGATGTAGAATGCAAAATAGTGATGCGGCGGCACGAGGTCCGGATCGTGATAGGTTTCCTTCGGATCGATGTTGTAACCACGCGCGGGCTGAATGCCGACGACCTGGTTACCGAACCGATGCAGCGCCAGGCGGAACGCGCCATCGGTGACCTGCGGATCGTCTTCCGGCCGGCCCCAGCGGTCCAGGACAGCCGTTCTCACCGGATTCGGCAGTTTTTCAAAGGCGCCCCTGTAGGTTTCGACCGGCAGAACCTCGAACCGGGTTCTCGAGTTGCGGTCGCGAAGCGAATTGGTCACGCCGGACGTCAGGATTTCCATCAGGGCGGCAGACGATTGCGGAGGGTCACCCACGTCATATCCCTGCGCGCCCAGTGCCTTCAGCACCGACACGCAGGAAGCCGGGGTATCCAGGCCGACGCCATTGGCAAGACGCCCGTCCTTGTTCGGATAGTTGGCCAGGATCAGCGCGGCTTTCTTCTCGCCATTCTGCCGCCGCCCGAGGCCGGCCCATCGGGCCGCAAGCGTAGCAACGAAATCCATCCGGTCCGGCACCGGCGTAAACTTGACCGGCGTCGACTGGGTCGCCTCGTCCAGGACACCCTCCTCCTTGAACGAAACGGCGCGGGTCAGAATACGCCCGTCGATTTCCGGCAGCACCACATGCATGGCCAGATCGCGGATCGACAGCCCCTGATCGGTTTCCAGCCAGCCTTCTTTCGAAGATGAGGAGAAAACCACCTGGAGAACCGGCTTTCCCGGCCGGTCGAGCGGTGTCGGCTGGTGGGCCGCCCCGGCCTTGGAGACCGCGAAGGCCGTTGCATTCAGGATCACGTCCGGCCGCGCACCGTCAAAGAGGCTTTCCAGAACGGCAATGGATTCGGCTTCCTTGAGGCTCGAAACGAACACGGGAAGCGCGTTCACACCCGCCTCGTCGAGGGCCTTCACGAGCGCGTCCACCGGCGCGGTTTGGGCGCCCTGGACCAATGCGCGGTAGAAGGTGATTGCCGCCACCGGCCTCGCCGGATCGGTCCAGGTGGCCTTCAAGGCCTCGAGGCCGGGAGCAGAATGGCCCGGCAGATGGATGCCGGCGCGCGGCAGCGGCACGGGATGCGCCGGTTCTTCAGCCTTGCCGATCAAAAAGGCGGCAAAACGAAGCGCATTGGCGTAATTCTCCGCCCCCCTTCGACGCAATACCTCCAGAACCTGTGCACCTCGTCGGCCGGACGGGTGGAGCGTTTCGTGAGGCCCTCATCCCATTTGTCGTCGCCGGGAATGACGATCAAGTCGATCCCGTTCGCGCGGACCTCTTCCTCGAACCGCTCAAGGCCGTAGCGCCAGTATTCCACTCCGCCCAGGATCCGGAGAATAACCAGGTTTGATCCGCGCACCGTCTGGTCGGCATAAAGATCGACCGAATAGGGGTGGGATAAGGCCATCAGATTGGCAAGGCGCAGGCTTGCACGGGTTTGGCCCAACTGCGCATGCGCTGCGGCAAAGCTGCCGAGTTCCGTATCAGCGGCGGACAGAAACAGGATATCCGCCGGCGTCTGACCCAGATCGACCGCATCGCCGCCGTCATCGATCCGGCGCGTCTGACTGGCAAGTATATGCATTTAAGACTTCGCAAAATCCGGTTCTGCCGCCCCGGCGCGGTTATCAACCGGCTGGAACGGCAATGGTGTGTGAAGAGTAAGCTTGACGGCCTTCATGTCTCAGGCAGCAATCTTGAGCTCGCCCAGAAGTGCGCGTGCGGCGTCAAGGTCCAGACCTTTGAGACCGATCACGACCAGTTTCCCGGCACTATCGGCGCCGGCCGCAAACCATGTTTCCACACGCGGACCAACGGCCTGCACCATTGCGGGCGCCGTCTTCCCCTCGATGCGAACCGCACCCTTGATGCGCAGGAC is a window of Roseibium salinum DNA encoding:
- a CDS encoding cobyric acid synthase; translation: MSVSTAGKPCPAIMIQGTGSNVGKSLIVAGLCRLFANRGVNVRPFKPQNMSNNAAVTADGGEIGRAQALQAMGCRVPPSVHMNPVLLKPETDTGAQVIVQGKRFGTMRAREYGKQKAELLPKVMESFSITGSGADLVIVEGAGSPAEINLRSGDIANMGFAEAAGLPVILCADIDRGGVIASVVGTHAVLEPHEQQRIRGFFINRFRGDPGLFDEGMREICRRTGWLGLGVVPWFADAAKLPAEDALGLADGLGRDGLKIVVPVISRIANFDDLDPLRLEPGVTLELVQPGHPLPGDADVVLLPGSKSTIGDLAFFRAQGWDIDLAAHHRRGGHVLGICGGYQMLGRTISDPEGIEGAPGTVDGLGLLDVDTLLTAEKSTVTASGTHLASGAPVSGYEIHIGRTTGADCRNPMMMLEGGCPDGAVSSDGRVSGTYIHGLFTHDAFRAAYLGSFGAGSDLAYDRSIDRILDALAAHLEEALDVDVLFDIARND
- a CDS encoding YrhK family protein — encoded protein: MNKLFEHSLRTATAQHAEAVRKYELYRTVVEFLAALMFLIGSVFFLYDSLMYAGTWLFVIGSVLFAVRPAIRLMLELRLVNLPVPDEFRPYGAPSRDKDRSR
- a CDS encoding GNAT family N-acetyltransferase — encoded protein: MPLTVVPSSSTDAQEIAILLQRSITELCVADHGSDPDKYGPWLANKTAENVRGWIEAPGRVFSALDGHGRVIGVAMGSTDGEVLLNYVLPEARFSGVSKRLMRAVENYFVERGLTVSRLKSTQTAAWFYRSIGYVETGEKEERKAMTFRQFEKALQE
- the cobO gene encoding cob(I)yrinic acid a,c-diamide adenosyltransferase; its protein translation is MTADSEKPELSDEELNARHAEKMRKKKAARDKIMATKTIEKGLLIVHTGKGKGKSTAGFGMVFRSLGHGHKVGVVQFVKGRIETGERKALERFSDLVTIKRMGEGFTWETQDRQRDIDAARQAWDAAKQMITSGEYRLILCDELNIVLRYDYLDIAEVVDFLKNEKPEDVHVIITGRNAKDELIEIADLATDMTQIKHPFRSGVKPQEGIEF